The DNA sequence TCGTCAAGGCCCTCGCGGCCTTCGAGCGGACGCTCATCTCCGGCGACTCGCCCTACGACCGCTTCCAGCGCGGAGACCAGGCGGCGCTCACGGTCTCGGCGCAGCGGGGCATGGGGCTCTTCTCCTCGGAGCGGGTCGGCTGCGCGAAGTGCCACGCCGGCTTCCTCTTCTCCGACGCCGCCGCGGCGCCGGGGGAGGTGGGCAACCCCTTCCCCTTCCACAACCTGGGCCTCTACGACGTGGACGGCCTCGGCGCCTACCCGCCGGGCGGCACCGGCCTCCACGGGCTCACCTCCCGCCCGGAGGACATGGGGAAGTTCCGCACGCCGCCGCTGCGCAACGTGGCCGTGACCGCCCCCTTCATGCACGACGGCAGCGTCGCCACGCTCGGCGAGGTGGTGGAGCTCTTCGCGGCGGGCGGCCGGGTCAGGATGGAGACCGGCGCGCCCAGCCCGCTCCAGAGCGAGCTCGTCCAGCCCTTCTCGCTGACGGCCGGCGAGAAGGCCGACCTCGTCGCCTTCCTCGAGGCGCTGACGGACCAGCAGTTCCTGACCGACCCGCGCTTCTCGAATCCGTTCGCGCGCTGAGGCGCCGCGACGGCTACTGCCTGGTCACGACCTGCGAGACCGGGTAGCCGGCCATCGACCCCACGTGCCCGTAGCCCGCCACGGTGGTCCCCGTCATGCAGACGGAGCCCATCATGCCGCCGGCGGTGCAGTCGGCGTACGCCAGGAGGTCGCGCTGGGCCTGCGAGAGGGTGGCCGTCGGGTCGTCCGTGTCGACGAGGATCCTGGCGTAGGCGTTCGCCGTGGCGGCGCTCCACGGGTCCGGGAACCCGAAGTAGACGGCGTTCGCGTCGTGGGGGTCGAAGCCGCCCGGGTAGAACGTGTCCACGCTGCCCAGGAGGAAGGTCGTCACCAGC is a window from the Anaeromyxobacter sp. genome containing:
- a CDS encoding di-heme enzyme encodes the protein MRTRLGLALAAVLAAACGGGSSQDLAAAYAWDLPAGFPVPPVPADNPMSDVKVELGRRLFYDARLSGNQTQSCASCHEQARAFTDGRARGLGSTGELHPRGPQQLANLAWFRTFTWANSVIPSLEHQALGPILGQDPVELGISGLDAVVIARLEGDPHYPRLFREAFPADVPAVSYVTIVKALAAFERTLISGDSPYDRFQRGDQAALTVSAQRGMGLFSSERVGCAKCHAGFLFSDAAAAPGEVGNPFPFHNLGLYDVDGLGAYPPGGTGLHGLTSRPEDMGKFRTPPLRNVAVTAPFMHDGSVATLGEVVELFAAGGRVRMETGAPSPLQSELVQPFSLTAGEKADLVAFLEALTDQQFLTDPRFSNPFAR